One Glycine max cultivar Williams 82 chromosome 6, Glycine_max_v4.0, whole genome shotgun sequence DNA segment encodes these proteins:
- the LOC100797302 gene encoding mechanosensitive ion channel protein 2, chloroplastic translates to MMSCSSRDLGLHFTSIRLSRDVRLYSNNGNCSFCHKPLRGDRLCFVAISLLPHGLRQDSSALHSRLRTPLRPVPLRCNALPWRCSLMPAGGCETPLVKVAAVSLSRSYNAIAGKPSVIQLIPALGIIGFAVFGLEPLLRLSRNLFLQERTDWKKSSSHYILTSYFQPLLLWTGVMLICRDLDPLVLPSETSQAIKQRLLSFVRTLSTVLTFAYCSSSLIRQAQKICMETNDSSDERNMRIDFTGKAVYTAIWVAAVSLFMELLGFSTQKWLTAGGLGTVLISLAGREIFTNFLSSIMIHATRPFVVNERIQTKIKGYEVTGKVEHVGWWSPTIVRGSDCEAVHIPNHNLSVNVVRNLSKKSHWRIKTHLAISHLDVNKINSIIADMRKVLAKNPQVEQKKLHRRVFLENIDPENQALMILVSCFVKTRHSEEYLRVKEAILLDLLRVISHHRARLATPIRTVQKMCSDTDLDVDPFDDTIPTRSRSKNNRPFPLINPPYKVKPSTTTNEDKDTKIDETLPSDFKVERDKFAATSSSVQKTSKSQKLKKERVGSSEKGTTSKNLSKSNEFGSGETTSPSKLDEEKSVMSSSSASHSLEENIVLDAALLGSKRTLAIDEELIQSIPAEPQEVAVHQDGSEPPISKDKKDGEMSSFPTPKQKD, encoded by the exons ATGATGTCGTGCTCATCGCGTGACCTCGGACTTCACTTCACTTCAATTAGGTTGTCTCGCGACGTCAGGCTTTACAGTAATAATGGAAACTGTAGCTTTTGTCAT AAACCTCTGCGTGGCGATCGATTATGTTTTGTTGCCATCAGTCTTTTGCCACATGGTTTG AGGCAGGATTCTTCAGCACTACATTCCAGATTACGGACCCCACTTAGGCCTGTACCTTTGAGATGTAATGCTTTGCCGTGGCGGTGTTCATTAATGCCAGCTGGTGGGTGTGAGACCCCACTTGTGAAAGTGGCTGCTGTTTCTTTGTCAAG GTCATATAATGCTATAGCAGGAAAACCAAGTGTGATTCAATTGATCCCTGCCCTTGGTATCATTGGCTTTGCTGTTTTTGGTCTTGAGCCGCTCCTACGCCTGAGCAGGAatctttttctccaagaa AGGACAGATTGGAAGAAAAGTAGTTCACATTATATTTTGACATCTTATTTTCAACCTTTGCTGCTGTGGACTGGGGTAATGCTCATCTGCAG GGATTTGGATCCACTAGTCCTACCATCAGAAACCAGTCAAGCTATTAAGCAACGGCTGCTGAGTTTTGTACGAACATTGTCAACTGTGCTTACATTTGCTTACTGTTCTTCAAG CTTAATTCGACAAGCACAAAAAATTTGTATGGAGACAAATGACTCCAGTGATGAAAGAAAT ATGAGAATTGATTTTACTGGGAAAGCTGTATATACTGCAATATGGGTTGCTGCTGTGTCATTGTTCATGGAGTTGCTGGGTTTCTCTACACAGAAGTGGTTGACTGCTGGTGGTTTGGGCACAGTATTGATTTCCCTTGCAGGTCGCGAG ATATTTACAAACTTCCTTTCGAGTATAATGATTCATGCAACTCGGCCATTTGTTGTGAATGAGCGGATTCAAACAAAGATTAAAGGATATGAGGTTACTGGTAAAGTTGAG CATGTAGGCTGGTGGTCACCAACAATAGTTAGAGGTTCTGATTGTGAAGCAGTTCATATTCCTAATCACAATTTGAGTGTAAATGTTGTGAGGAATCTTAGTAAGAAATCTCATTGGCGCATCAAGACTCACCTTGCTATCAGTCACTTGGATGTTAACAAGATTAAT AGTATTATAGCTGATATGCGCAAGGTTTTGGCAAAAAATCCTCAAGTAGAGCAGAAAAAATTGCACAGAAGGGTTTTTCTAGAGAATATTGATCCAGAAAATCAGGCTCTTATG ATATTAGTATCCTGCTTTGTTAAAACTAGACATTCTGAAGAGTACCTCCGTGTAAAG GAAGCAATCCTCTTGGATCTTCTCAGAGTTATCAGTCATCATCGAGCTCGGCTAGCCACACCCATCCGCACAGTTCAGAAGATGTGCAGTGATACTGATTTAGATGTTGATCCATTTGATGACACCATTCCCACTCGTTCCAGATCAAAGAATAACCGTCCTTTCCCACTGATAAATCCACCTTATAAAGTTAAGCCTTCAACTACTACAAATGAGGACAAAGATACTAAGATTGATGAAACCTTGCCATCTGACTTCAAAGTAGAACGTGACAAATTTGCTGCGACATCGAGTTCAGTCCAGAAGACCTCCAAATCCCAAAAGCTCAAAAAGGAAAGAGTAGGAAGTTCAGAAAAGGGAACAACATCcaaaaatttgtcaaaatcCAACGAGTTTGGTTCTGGAGAGACTACTTCACCATCAAAACTAGATGAAGAGAAATCTGTTATGTCATCATCATCAGCTAGTCACTCCTTGGAAGAGAATATTGTTCTTGATGCTGCCCTGCTGGGCTCAAAGAGAACTCTTGCAATTGATGAAGAATTGATTCAATCTATCCCTGCAGAACCACAGGAAGTTGCAGTCCATCAGGATGGGAGTGAACCTCCTATTTCCAAGGATAAGAAGGATGGTGAGATGTCTTCATTTCCTACTCCTAAACAAAAGGATTAG